The genomic window gatttttcttcttctcctgcgTTCTTGTTttgatttctgaaaaaaaaaaaaaaaaagaagaagaaaaagaaaaagttgtaGTTTTGAGTGGTAGCAGTTATGGCGGCGACGGAGGAGAGGAGGAGAGCGCGATGGAGAGATGGAAGAAAGAGAAAGCCAAGGCTTTTGGCTGGGGCTCAGGCATCAACCAAGAGTACAGCAGGACTGGCGATAGAGGAGGCATCAGGGGCTCTGATGGAGGAGAGCAACCTCTTTCGCGCCCGCCGCTTTCTCGGAGTGTTGGACTTCAGTCAAAGGTTCGTTTCTTTTTCCCCTGCCCCTTGTGTCAGCGGGGGCTTGCCATCTTTTAGCTAgcgtttttattttgttttatttattttattttctgttttctGTTTTAATTATGATCtattcttctcctttttctttctttcttttttaaaaaaaaaactttaattaTAGGCATCTGAGGATTGCAATGCTGTGGGTCCTGCTGTGGTGCCTAGGAAATTACGTTCAGGTATAAAGAATTCGGATGAAATGCTTCTGGGTTCCTTTTGTTGAAGTaccattttttttacaaaataatactgaataaataaaattattttccttATATGTAGTATGATTAGTATcttattctccttttttttttttttttttctggtaaaTAAAAGATGACATTGTGAATCCGAATCTGGAGTTCCCACTTCCCACTTTTTGGTCCTGAGTTGgattagactttttttttttttttccatggtcATTATTGGAAAGGTACCGATCTGATTGAAGTGCCATCAATAGGACTTATGTTTGCTTACCATTTTCAACTTCAGCGATGAACAAACGCACCAGCTTATCAGCATCTCCGCCGTTGCCGGATTTGAAGAACAAATTATCAGCATCTCCGCCATTGCCATATTCGAGGAACAAATGCAATGCCTCCAATGGTGCGAGGAGATGTAAGAGAAACCAGGTTGGTTATTGGCATGCTtcgttttctctctctctctctctttttatttattttttttcatgaaagacttactGTCAGCTTGTGGCTCTTGACAACTTCTGGCCTTCTGTTTAAGTAGCTAAACGAACCAGTTACCAAAGATGAGGAAGAAGCTGCTGAGATATTGTCTGCATTGGCTAGTATGATTTCTGATGGCAGGCCAGTTAAGATCGGTGAGGATGGTAGAATGCCGGAGGAGAATTCACAGACAGCAGCAACTATTGTTTGTCATTTAGAAGGTTGGTAAATTCAACTAGAATCCGTATCTTTTGTATTTACTTTAAAGTTGCATGGTGCCTAGGATTCCAAAATAACCCTTTTTTTTTAACCCAAAAGAAGTTCCTGCTCCATGTTATATCTGATTCAACAGCTTCAAAGGAAGTGAGTACTGAAATTTTGCTTCCAAGCACCGGTCCTGTAGCCACAAATCCTTCTTCTCAGATAGAGGAGTCAATCGCAGAAACTGCAAAACCTGAGCCTTCTGCTTTGGAGCAGCCTACTCTTACCAGTAGAAACCAAGAATTGGGTCCAGGATCAAATGGAACAGCTCAACCTGATTTTCAAAGAACACCTCCATCTAGGAATGAACAGGCAAAGAATTCAATCTTAAGGGATTCTTCAAACTCATCAAATCTCTTGGAAGCTTCTCTTTATTCTTACTGTGGGAACAGGTTACACTGTTTAGTGTGTAttgtttgttttatttttttaaaaaaagggatTAGCTGGTTAttgcagtttttttttaaaaaaaaaaaattcaccctGGTTTCGGTTTCTGTTCCCGTTGATTGACTTGCAGATCAGCACAATCCAATGCCCTTGCGTTGCACAAACCAGAGATTCGTCCTTGGCCGGTAATATTTCTATACAAGATCTGATCATAATTTTTATtgcacattcataaatttttgaaatgaTACCCCTTTTTTTCCAGTTTGGATCTGCTTCAGCAGAACACCAAGTGTGGTCTTTCTATCAGAAAGCTGACAATCCTACACATTATATGCATGGGGAAGGTCATCGTTTTGTACCTTGCTAAAGACATTTTACATGTTGAACTCATTAACCGTGTTTTATTACGATGTGCTCCTCTCTTACTGAATATTCCAAAATCTTGATCAGCTACAAGTCATGCTCTGCAGCCTGGTTTGCCAAGCGGTGGTAATGGAAATTTAGCAATGTAATTTTTCACCCACCTGCCACTCTTGATGTGGAATCCTCTGGTTCCTTAGAATGCCATCTGATTTAAATTTACCTTTTTAGGTCTTCTTCCAGTAAAACTGCTCTCTGGCCAGACTCTGCTACAGCCGGTTGTAGAATTAGTTCAAACGGAGTAAGCTCCAATGGAAGTGGCCTTCCAACTGGAAAGGTGTACCACGACCCCCTTGTCAATGCTCTTTTTACTATCGCAAGAAAATGCCTTTTTACCTGTATCAGTGGTCAATACCAATTGTTGATTGTCTTATCTTGAAGTTAATATGCCTGATGTACTTCTCTTGGATGGTGTTCAATCCTGCCTTGTTTGAGTTTGTTGGTAATTTTACACTTTACAGGTGGTGTTATTTTTCTGTCTGCATGACATATACCTGGTGTTGCTAATAGGTCATCAGGAATGCATTCACTTGTGATGCATGAAATTGGGTGGATGAGGACCTTTACTTCTTATTAGAAGAATGTCTTTGTCTATATTATCTCGAAATATGCAATAATGATGAGCGCTAGATGGTATATACCAGTTTCCATCTGGATCTGGATATAATGAAAATGAGCCTGCACCATGTGAGTTGGGCCCTGCATGAATTTTGGGACGAGTTTTTAGTTGGGTGCTCGTGCAAGCTTTTGTTGGAAGGGAATTTGTTTCCTTGTAGGCCTGAAACCTATCTAAATATCCTTAATTTATGTCCCTGAGAGTTATGTGTTTAATGAATTCTTTTGTTGCACAAGTTTTTACTGACTGGTAGCAAATCTTAAAAGTGTATTTCTTTAATGAAAGAGGTATTCCTATCCCCACTGTAGTTGCTTATGATATTTGGATACAATCTGTGTATTGTTCTGCAGCTTCTTTGATTAACAATGTCAGCGCACAGCAGATTTCATTATTAAAAGTTTGAGTTTGTTAAATTTTTGGGTGCAGCTTCCACAGGTTTCAGCTGATAGGAGATCGTCATGGAAAAGGTGCACGACTCACGTGTACGTAAGCCATATCATTCAGCGTTATCAGAAAACAGAAATAAAGCATCAGTTTCCATTCCTGACTAACCAATCAAAATCCAAAGAGGGAATGAATTCTGATGTTCAAGAATCCAATGAAGCAATGGGGATAAGTAGTCTGAACAGCAGGACATCTGGTGGAAATAGTGGTTCCATAATGGAGAGTACAGACGAATCTAGAATTCAAATGTTATCTGGTTCCTGTATGAAGCAGCAACAGGTATTTGTCATTCTTCTGGTTTGTTTATCCTCTCCTCAATTTCTTGCTTGTTCTGAATGCTGAGTCCTGAGTCCTGTCACTAGGGTTTTCATGTGTGTGGGCACATGCGTGTATGTGTCAGTGACTGTATTTTTGTGTGTGCGTCTTTTGGTTGGCCACTAGTGAAATTAACCACCTCTATAAGGGGGTGCAATCATCTGAGCAGCTTCACATTCTTACCTCCATTTTCAGGCTCCACATCATTCCATTATGCCGGTCTCCTTCTCTCAGGGTCCTTCCCTGTGTCCAGACCAGCTTGCAGCCATGACTCAACAGGTGCGTGCATGTGTGCGTGTCGTTGTTGCTTTGGCTGTCATGAAAAACATGTTTTGGATCTGTGTTTCCTCTGTTTTTTGGATTTTGTAGCTGTATGGTTTATTTCTTTTTGACAGCTACCACACCACATTGGTAACTCACTTTATGGACACCATGGACCCCAAATTGTTGTTGCTGGAGGCAAAGTACAGCACATATGGCAAGCAAATATAGCCCAATACAGACCGTCTCTTGGTATTCCCACATGGCAAACCATGAGGCTGCAAGACCCATCCCTGCTTCCCTGTGCTCAGCCTCCGTCCACATTTCCTCAACCTTCCAGAGAGATGCAGGTTAGATCCTATCAATCTTCTAGTTCACAGGAGCTACAAGAGCTCTTGCCCATtccctcatcatcatcatcatccttgaGAGCTAAGAAGCCACATGGTGGTGGGTTTGGCACTGAAGGTGCACCTCAACTGC from Elaeis guineensis isolate ETL-2024a chromosome 4, EG11, whole genome shotgun sequence includes these protein-coding regions:
- the LOC105044121 gene encoding uncharacterized protein isoform X2 encodes the protein MDSERGRDLKRGGSSGGQSSPAKRQQTVLSGRIGSSTKSISPISSFPSEKEKVVVLSGSSYGGDGGEEESAMERWKKEKAKAFGWGSGINQEYSRTGDRGGIRGSDGGEQPLSRPPLSRSVGLQSKASEDCNAVGPAVVPRKLRSAMNKRTSLSASPPLPDLKNKLSASPPLPYSRNKCNASNGARRCKRNQLNEPVTKDEEEAAEILSALASMISDGRPVKIGEDGRMPEENSQTAATIVCHLEASKEVSTEILLPSTGPVATNPSSQIEESIAETAKPEPSALEQPTLTSRNQELGPGSNGTAQPDFQRTPPSRNEQAKNSILRDSSNSSNLLEASLYSYCGNRSAQSNALALHKPEIRPWPFGSASAEHQVWSFYQKADNPTHYMHGEATSHALQPGLPSGGNGNLAMSSSSKTALWPDSATAGCRISSNGVSSNGSGLPTGKLPQVSADRRSSWKRCTTHVYVSHIIQRYQKTEIKHQFPFLTNQSKSKEGMNSDVQESNEAMGISSLNSRTSGGNSGSIMESTDESRIQMLSGSCMKQQQAPHHSIMPVSFSQGPSLCPDQLAAMTQQLPHHIGNSLYGHHGPQIVVAGGKVQHIWQANIAQYRPSLGIPTWQTMRLQDPSLLPCAQPPSTFPQPSREMQVRSYQSSSSQELQELLPIPSSSSSSLRAKKPHGGGFGTEGAPQLQLLCHAQRM
- the LOC105044121 gene encoding uncharacterized protein isoform X1, producing MDSERGRDLKRGGSSGGQSSPAKRQQTVLSGRIGSSTKSISPISSFPSEEKEKVVVLSGSSYGGDGGEEESAMERWKKEKAKAFGWGSGINQEYSRTGDRGGIRGSDGGEQPLSRPPLSRSVGLQSKASEDCNAVGPAVVPRKLRSAMNKRTSLSASPPLPDLKNKLSASPPLPYSRNKCNASNGARRCKRNQLNEPVTKDEEEAAEILSALASMISDGRPVKIGEDGRMPEENSQTAATIVCHLEASKEVSTEILLPSTGPVATNPSSQIEESIAETAKPEPSALEQPTLTSRNQELGPGSNGTAQPDFQRTPPSRNEQAKNSILRDSSNSSNLLEASLYSYCGNRSAQSNALALHKPEIRPWPFGSASAEHQVWSFYQKADNPTHYMHGEATSHALQPGLPSGGNGNLAMSSSSKTALWPDSATAGCRISSNGVSSNGSGLPTGKLPQVSADRRSSWKRCTTHVYVSHIIQRYQKTEIKHQFPFLTNQSKSKEGMNSDVQESNEAMGISSLNSRTSGGNSGSIMESTDESRIQMLSGSCMKQQQAPHHSIMPVSFSQGPSLCPDQLAAMTQQLPHHIGNSLYGHHGPQIVVAGGKVQHIWQANIAQYRPSLGIPTWQTMRLQDPSLLPCAQPPSTFPQPSREMQVRSYQSSSSQELQELLPIPSSSSSSLRAKKPHGGGFGTEGAPQLQLLCHAQRM